The following proteins are encoded in a genomic region of Mesotoga sp. Brook.08.105.5.1:
- a CDS encoding MMPL family transporter, protein MQRLSEFVVRHRAAVVVFFVILGAFGAYLSLKLNIDSDLLKILPQDDPVVKQYNRFINGDTSGDVTYIVLQTQDKTEKGIENLISAARGIYEGSNEFRSIESFVRFDLMSDLGPLGLLMVDPGQLSSIRNRDQDLSRTVQRLVNYDFSAIRSLGQMLLGFEDLKGLVANEPEGEDFFSFIRLPESIPVNDPMVLVMGIRLDGPSSDVSYVKRVIPALREWLDGVCGVHGVTYGMAGDHFGTYDSHRQVSDDFMLTTVLSLAGISLLFFIAYSSWKVTLCVFSSLAISMFITLGLAYVIFGSLNIITTFVTAITLGLGIDYGIHMITRLSDGANREKNPVTLLYSSYKALIKPLSASMITTALVFMILAVISSPAIRELGILSAIGIVVFFIVMTVYLPAISIMTVINPEKKANIHLLDRFFLRISKVILKFGVVFGGVVFMLILMLSYLGLNNIRSFSYTPPGLMSTDSEQIAVPSLIERTFGGSIINTVPFILPDIDSLRRAHEEIDQNPNFKSSFSILSVIEGGEGDYINQMQQVTREINALRDSPLIEAVFKKANYYDFVVELLDRAESIEGSNDLIDLATEVIPESLRDQLLYEAANGETYFVMNSEPLSMIYRNNVIKIIYDSLSPELRASFGGYPKVFHYLMDLVRIISLPICLVAFVAIFVVVSIERKSIIDGLKTLVLMVGILMSMFGLMELMGIETTFVTVISAPLIIGIGVDSLVYVIHSSREKKNTELARTLKSITMSSATTMLTFFSFIFARGKLLSTFGVSLGFGVLVALVVATFLVPVLPWNSKKKIGG, encoded by the coding sequence CGTGCAGCAGTAGTAGTGTTTTTCGTAATTCTTGGCGCATTTGGTGCATACCTTTCATTGAAACTGAATATTGATTCAGATCTGCTTAAGATTCTTCCACAGGACGATCCTGTCGTGAAGCAGTACAATCGCTTCATAAACGGAGACACTTCTGGCGACGTCACTTACATCGTTCTGCAAACACAAGACAAAACTGAAAAGGGAATAGAGAATCTTATTTCGGCTGCGAGAGGGATTTACGAAGGATCGAACGAATTCAGGAGTATCGAATCCTTTGTGAGGTTCGATCTAATGTCTGATCTCGGGCCTCTGGGCCTCCTAATGGTCGATCCAGGACAACTCTCCTCAATCAGAAATCGAGATCAGGATCTTTCAAGGACCGTCCAAAGACTCGTCAACTACGATTTCTCTGCTATTCGAAGCCTTGGACAGATGTTGCTCGGTTTTGAGGACCTCAAAGGACTAGTTGCAAACGAACCGGAAGGAGAAGACTTCTTCAGCTTCATAAGACTTCCAGAATCAATTCCTGTTAACGACCCGATGGTTTTGGTTATGGGTATCAGGCTCGATGGGCCTTCTTCCGATGTATCATACGTGAAAAGAGTGATTCCAGCACTAAGAGAGTGGCTTGATGGTGTTTGCGGAGTTCACGGAGTAACTTATGGAATGGCAGGAGATCACTTCGGAACTTACGACTCGCACAGGCAAGTAAGTGATGATTTCATGCTGACAACAGTGCTGTCGCTTGCAGGAATCTCTCTTCTCTTCTTCATTGCCTATTCAAGCTGGAAGGTTACCCTTTGCGTTTTCTCTTCACTGGCTATTTCGATGTTCATCACTCTCGGCCTTGCTTACGTAATCTTCGGCTCTCTAAACATCATCACTACCTTCGTCACCGCCATAACGCTTGGACTGGGAATCGACTATGGAATACATATGATAACCAGACTTTCGGATGGTGCAAACAGAGAGAAGAACCCGGTAACTCTATTGTACAGCTCCTATAAAGCTCTTATAAAGCCTCTTTCGGCAAGCATGATAACGACAGCTCTTGTCTTCATGATCCTTGCAGTAATCAGCTCCCCGGCCATTAGAGAACTGGGGATTCTCTCTGCAATCGGTATTGTTGTCTTCTTTATCGTAATGACAGTCTATCTCCCGGCAATTTCGATCATGACCGTAATAAATCCTGAAAAGAAGGCAAACATTCACCTGCTCGACAGATTTTTCCTGAGAATCTCGAAGGTAATCTTGAAATTCGGCGTCGTTTTCGGAGGAGTTGTCTTCATGCTTATCCTGATGCTCAGTTATCTTGGTTTGAACAATATTAGAAGCTTTTCCTATACTCCTCCCGGATTGATGTCAACCGACTCAGAACAGATCGCAGTTCCCAGCCTAATTGAAAGAACCTTCGGGGGAAGCATTATAAACACAGTGCCATTTATACTTCCAGATATAGATTCTCTAAGAAGGGCGCATGAGGAAATCGATCAGAATCCGAATTTCAAGAGCTCCTTCTCAATACTTTCTGTTATCGAAGGAGGAGAGGGAGATTACATTAATCAGATGCAGCAAGTTACCAGGGAAATCAATGCGCTGAGAGACTCTCCGTTAATTGAGGCCGTTTTCAAGAAAGCAAATTACTATGACTTCGTTGTAGAACTCCTTGACAGAGCGGAATCCATTGAAGGCTCGAATGATCTTATTGACCTTGCTACCGAGGTCATACCGGAAAGCCTGAGAGATCAGCTTCTCTACGAGGCTGCCAATGGTGAGACGTATTTTGTTATGAACTCAGAACCATTATCGATGATCTATAGAAACAACGTCATAAAGATTATTTACGACAGTCTCAGTCCTGAACTCAGAGCTTCTTTCGGAGGGTATCCCAAAGTCTTCCATTACCTGATGGACCTTGTGAGAATCATCTCCCTTCCAATATGTCTGGTTGCCTTCGTAGCAATCTTTGTCGTCGTTTCTATCGAAAGAAAGTCCATCATAGACGGACTCAAAACATTAGTTCTAATGGTCGGAATTTTGATGTCGATGTTTGGTTTAATGGAATTGATGGGAATTGAGACGACTTTTGTAACTGTAATCTCTGCCCCGCTGATAATTGGAATTGGTGTGGACTCACTTGTTTACGTTATACATAGTTCTAGGGAGAAGAAGAACACAGAGCTGGCCAGAACCCTAAAATCAATAACCATGTCTTCGGCAACGACTATGCTAACCTTCTTCTCATTCATTTTTGCAAGGGGAAAACTCCTGAGCACATTCGGTGTAAGCCTCGGATTTGGGGTTCTTGTCGCACTTGTTGTTGCAACCTTTCTAGTTCCTGTGCTACCATGGAACAGCAAAAAAAAGATCGGAGGTTGA
- a CDS encoding metallophosphoesterase family protein: MTYAIGDIHGCLSPLKRLIKAIDLKADDTLVFIGDYVDRGPNPRGVIDFLISLSVNHDCHFIRGNHEQMFLDYLRGAEGSTIWAYNGMETTIRSYGSIRSVPEYHIEFLNETVLHYEENNFIFVHAGVRPGISLKKQNSKDLLWIREPFLETPNPIRNRTVVFGHTPLISGPLIQEGKIGIDTGCVYGGYLTAYRVDDNFYLSERL; encoded by the coding sequence TTGACCTATGCAATCGGTGACATACACGGTTGCCTTTCACCGCTCAAAAGACTTATAAAGGCGATCGATCTCAAAGCTGACGACACTCTTGTTTTCATTGGTGATTATGTGGACCGTGGACCGAACCCCAGGGGAGTCATCGATTTTCTGATATCACTTTCCGTAAACCATGACTGTCATTTCATTCGAGGTAACCACGAGCAGATGTTCCTTGATTATCTGAGAGGCGCCGAAGGATCTACGATCTGGGCTTATAACGGGATGGAAACAACAATCAGAAGTTATGGGAGTATTAGATCTGTTCCAGAATACCATATTGAGTTTCTCAACGAGACTGTTCTTCACTACGAAGAGAACAACTTCATTTTCGTTCATGCCGGGGTACGGCCGGGAATCTCCTTGAAGAAGCAGAATTCAAAGGATCTTCTGTGGATCCGAGAACCATTTCTGGAGACGCCAAACCCTATCAGGAACCGTACGGTTGTGTTTGGTCATACACCCTTAATTAGCGGCCCTCTAATTCAAGAAGGAAAGATCGGTATAGACACTGGCTGTGTTTATGGAGGCTATTTGACGGCTTACAGAGTCGACGACAACTTCTACTTATCTGAGCGACTCTGA